From Phalacrocorax carbo chromosome 8, bPhaCar2.1, whole genome shotgun sequence, a single genomic window includes:
- the LOC104052504 gene encoding C-C motif chemokine 5-like, with product MLTARTVLLLVLLLTFSLHHTAAHSSPTECCYKHAQRRIQHIQSFYETPKDCSLPAVVFVTLRGVKICTNPKKPWVKQAIERLQRKK from the exons ATGCTCACTGCAAGGACAGTCCTGCTGCTCGTGCTGCTCCTCACCTTCTCCCTGCACCACACTGCAG CCCACTCCTCACCCACTGAATGCTGCTACAAGCACGCACAGAGACGCATCCAACACATACAGAGTTTCTATGAGACGCCCAAAGATTGCTCTTTGCCTGCAGTTGT GTTTGTGACACTGCGTGGTGTCAAGATCTGCACCAACCCCAAGAAGCCCTGGGTGAAGCAAGCCATAGAAagacttcaaaggaaaaaatga